One genomic window of Pseudomonadota bacterium includes the following:
- a CDS encoding sugar transferase: MKTNIYRTFSSLTYQLIDFATVTVSIWIAYKLYRISGIGESVIYQKVDIIPVSMAIGLFVIVVMRFFKVYQANSSVLNVEEIQNTTKGITSAFLLIMVILVFGQFAISRYVIIFSYFISLTLVIGLKTFFYHVQSFSASLHKLNRKVLIYGAGELGQALYHEFSNSPKFGIIPVGFIDDNPLILGRSISRSGFDTSTGINILGNRHDIKRLKESLTIDEIYIAISNIGAESLREIQNLLKQENIKWKFVPNLYKASMHKLRIEQIGQIPLVSEEESKSFYVPYVKPIFDILASLIILVILSPIILIIILLIRMDSKGPVIFRQDRVGKDGEIFKIYKFRTMDVDTNPYSVNPLDQNDLRITKIGKFLRKSSFDEIPQLFNVLKGNMSLVGPRPEMPFIVEQYNEIQRERLRVLPGITGLWQLSGDRKKAIHENMDYDLYYIQNVSFFMDIAILIETLIFAFRGI; encoded by the coding sequence ATGAAAACAAATATTTACCGGACATTTTCTTCTTTGACCTATCAGTTGATCGATTTTGCGACCGTTACGGTTTCGATTTGGATTGCCTACAAATTGTATCGTATTTCCGGCATTGGAGAGAGCGTTATTTATCAAAAAGTCGATATCATTCCTGTGAGCATGGCTATAGGTTTATTTGTAATCGTCGTTATGCGTTTCTTTAAAGTATATCAAGCAAATTCAAGTGTTTTGAATGTTGAGGAAATTCAGAATACGACAAAGGGCATTACCAGCGCTTTTCTCCTGATCATGGTGATACTGGTTTTTGGACAATTTGCCATATCCAGGTACGTCATCATTTTTTCATATTTTATTTCCCTGACACTGGTTATCGGCTTAAAGACTTTTTTCTATCACGTTCAGTCCTTTTCTGCTTCTCTGCATAAACTGAACAGAAAAGTATTGATCTACGGGGCTGGCGAGCTGGGGCAGGCCCTTTACCACGAATTCAGCAATTCACCGAAATTCGGCATTATCCCCGTTGGCTTCATCGATGATAACCCTTTAATATTAGGGCGTAGCATTTCACGAAGTGGTTTTGACACCTCGACCGGGATCAATATCCTTGGGAACCGACATGACATAAAGAGACTGAAAGAATCATTAACCATCGATGAAATCTATATCGCTATTTCAAATATAGGCGCTGAATCTTTAAGGGAGATTCAAAATTTATTAAAGCAGGAGAACATCAAATGGAAATTCGTTCCGAATCTCTATAAAGCATCCATGCATAAGCTCAGAATAGAGCAAATCGGACAAATCCCCCTGGTCTCGGAAGAAGAAAGCAAGTCTTTTTATGTGCCATACGTGAAGCCCATATTTGATATTCTTGCTTCGCTGATAATATTGGTCATTTTATCACCAATTATTCTCATTATTATTCTGCTGATCAGGATGGACTCGAAAGGGCCTGTTATCTTCAGGCAGGATAGAGTCGGGAAAGATGGTGAAATATTCAAGATTTATAAATTCAGAACCATGGATGTTGACACAAATCCCTATTCTGTAAATCCGTTAGATCAAAATGACCTGCGCATCACAAAGATCGGGAAATTCCTCAGAAAAAGCAGTTTCGATGAAATCCCTCAGTTGTTCAACGTGCTCAAAGGCAACATGTCCCTTGTCGGTCCCCGGCCGGAGATGCCGTTCATTGTCGAACAATACAATGAAATCCAGCGCGAACGATTGCGGGTGTTGCCCGGCATAACCGGCCTTTGGCAGCTCAGCGGGGATCGGAAGAAAGCCATCCATGAAAACATGGATTACGATTTATATTATATTCAGAATGTTTCTTTTTTCATGGACATAGCCATCTTGATTGAAACCCTGATTTTTGCTTTCAGGGGCATTTGA
- a CDS encoding CopG family transcriptional regulator, with protein sequence MTKKSLAKNNSEFDSRFDNGEDIHELVDMSKATITRPGRKVRLTLDVSEALVKDLDDIRNKIGVDRSAIIKIWLHERVQQEKAL encoded by the coding sequence ATGACAAAAAAGTCGCTCGCAAAGAATAACAGCGAATTTGATAGCCGTTTTGACAATGGAGAGGACATTCACGAACTGGTCGATATGTCGAAGGCCACGATCACCCGGCCCGGAAGAAAAGTTCGTCTAACACTGGACGTTTCAGAGGCTCTGGTCAAGGACCTGGACGACATCCGGAACAAAATAGGCGTTGACCGCAGTGCCATTATCAAGATCTGGCTTCATGAAAGGGTGCAGCAGGAAAAAGCTCTTTAA
- a CDS encoding ATP-binding protein — protein MLRDIALLQKRELESRLQETYVERKMSISWDLGDDLIKVITGPRRAGKSFYGAHLIQQTDSYGYINFDDERLTAVEDYDEIVSAVNAVFGNPRYLFFDEIQNLPRWEMFVNRLQRQGFRLLITGSNANLLSSELSTHLTGRHASLVLFPFSFGEVLAASGGERTGIENMAALDAYAEQGGYPEPLLKKIDRRDYLRNLLQSTLYKDIVKRFKVRSVQGIEDLTLYLMSNIAREYSFNALSGVTKCRSVHTIDKYIRYLQEAYLVFSLPRFSFKVKDQAGHNKKIYCTDNGLAVSAGFRFSEDRGALYENLVAIALKREEIAGRISLFYWRSRQNEEVDFIIKEGLHVTRLIQVCSDITNPKTLKREMRALIKASQELHCDELLLINDRVDRTETFRWQDVERPIRLMPLWQWLA, from the coding sequence ATGCTAAGAGATATCGCCTTACTTCAAAAACGAGAACTGGAAAGTCGCCTTCAGGAAACCTATGTCGAACGGAAGATGTCGATATCCTGGGACCTCGGAGACGATCTGATCAAGGTCATCACCGGTCCACGACGTGCGGGGAAATCGTTTTATGGCGCTCATCTGATCCAACAGACCGACTCTTACGGCTACATCAACTTCGATGACGAACGGCTGACCGCCGTGGAAGATTACGATGAAATTGTCAGCGCCGTAAACGCCGTCTTCGGCAATCCTCGCTATCTTTTTTTTGACGAGATCCAGAATCTGCCCCGCTGGGAGATGTTCGTCAATCGCCTGCAGCGACAGGGGTTCAGGCTTCTGATCACCGGGAGCAACGCCAATTTGCTCTCTTCGGAACTGTCCACCCATCTCACGGGCCGTCATGCCTCTCTTGTTCTGTTTCCCTTCTCTTTCGGCGAGGTCTTGGCCGCGTCAGGAGGAGAGCGGACCGGGATCGAGAACATGGCCGCGCTGGACGCGTACGCAGAGCAGGGGGGCTATCCGGAACCTCTTCTCAAAAAGATCGATCGCCGCGACTATCTTCGCAACCTGCTGCAATCTACATTGTACAAGGACATCGTCAAACGGTTCAAGGTCAGGTCGGTCCAGGGGATCGAAGATCTGACCCTTTATCTGATGTCGAATATAGCGCGCGAGTATTCGTTCAATGCACTTTCCGGGGTAACGAAGTGCCGCAGCGTCCATACGATCGATAAATATATCCGCTATCTTCAGGAAGCCTATCTGGTTTTCTCGCTCCCGCGCTTCTCTTTCAAGGTGAAGGATCAGGCGGGACACAACAAGAAAATCTACTGCACCGACAATGGTCTGGCGGTATCGGCGGGCTTCCGTTTCAGTGAGGATAGGGGTGCGCTCTATGAGAATCTCGTGGCCATTGCTCTGAAAAGAGAGGAAATCGCCGGTCGAATTTCTCTGTTCTACTGGAGGAGCCGGCAAAACGAGGAAGTGGATTTTATCATCAAAGAGGGGTTGCATGTGACGCGGTTGATTCAGGTCTGTTCGGACATCACGAATCCGAAGACGCTGAAGAGGGAAATGCGGGCGCTGATCAAGGCGTCTCAGGAGCTGCATTGCGATGAACTCTTGCTGATCAACGACCGCGTTGACCGGACCGAGACATTCCGATGGCAGGATGTCGAGCGCCCGATCAGGTTGATGCCGTTGTGGCAATGGCTGGCATAA
- a CDS encoding BrnT family toxin: MLFEWDPPKSIANKEKHGIDFETAKSLWSDENRVEIHASYPVENRWILIGQKDDKLWTAIYTLRDNAIRIISVRRSRGKEVDLYDKKVARKE, from the coding sequence ATGCTATTTGAATGGGATCCCCCAAAAAGTATTGCCAATAAAGAAAAGCACGGCATTGACTTCGAAACAGCCAAAAGTCTTTGGTCGGATGAGAACCGGGTGGAAATTCATGCTTCGTACCCTGTAGAAAATCGATGGATCCTGATCGGCCAGAAAGACGATAAACTATGGACGGCCATCTATACATTACGCGACAATGCCATCCGTATCATTTCGGTAAGAAGATCCAGGGGAAAGGAGGTGGATTTATATGACAAAAAAGTCGCTCGCAAAGAATAA